From the genome of Bombus vancouverensis nearcticus chromosome 4, iyBomVanc1_principal, whole genome shotgun sequence:
cttCACGAGAGAAATGACTTttcgtcgcgatgatgctgcagaggaaaattatgatggggtgtgtctaaggacacgagatcatcggattcatcgaggatagccttcgttcagatagtgagggaaattgacgttgctgttaattggttgcTGTTAAtgttggtggttagaaaaagatgctagctgccctcgagggaaagctgcacgtctggcaatcatcttgaagaatagggtctgcaaaTGGCAAGCTACGGGatagagaccgttggaatgtttactgtcgagtgttacaactatttcctttttaaggagagctatagaattactccatgcctctGCCAGACAAAGcattcatcccgtgaccgcggttacgttcggcgactggttgtcgcctcgagcccaagctcattatcacaaatctcgaacaaatacaatcggatcgaatgacgacaattgtttaattacgcctatgatagaatctagattacggtgttgagggattttcccgaagttccaaagggaaggctccgatgtcctttcatctccgacatatattataaaaattgcaatatttAGAAAGAAACTTACGGTCTTCATCTTGCTGCATCTTTTTAAGCAGTTGATAACGTGACCAAATTGAATGTCTTGAACGTCCCAACATTTTACTTAATTCTGAAAATCTGTGTACTTTTTCCTCATTTTGTTTATTCTTCAtgtaagataaaattttcttatcTTCAACTGATGTATATCTATAAGATAcattagtaattaatattacacGAATGCATTGAGCTTTTGATATGGATGGTACCTTTGAAAAATTTTCTCATGATTTCCATATAAGTGTTTGAATCTATGAAAAACACTATACAGTGTTCTCCATGGTAAATTATTTGCTAAAAATTGAGTAAATTTTTGTCTCTCTTCCAtgctttttatataaaatctatTAGCATGTTTCATATGAATGAAGGGTTTCACACATTTAGGATTCCAGTCATGAGCCTGCAAATGAAAGATTATcaataaaagagaaatatatAACATTAATTAGACATACTTTACAAAATGCTTTCCAATTATCCTTGATAATTTTATCTTCGCTAGGTGTAAATATGCCACTTTTTAGTGGTCCATGTTTTAAGAAtagctctttctctcttctcgttAATGTTTTTGAGCCTGCAGTATGTTCAATTTTATGCTGTTTCGGTACTTTATgcattaattttacttttagcttatataatttctaaaagaataataagttaatataaaataattaatatatgtgAAGTACGACTGATGCAGATATTTACCTTCATTGCATCTTCAGATAAttcatttttctcttctttttcttctacttcttcttcttcttcttcttcttcttcttcttctctttcttccctttcttcttcttcttcttcttcttcatcttctaaTGGCATTTCAATATCTAGTTCtcctaaaatatattttaagtcGTCATAATCGTTGTCGGTATCTTCTTTATTACATTTATGTTTTCCTGTCATTCTAATCTTATTTTCAACACTTGTTTCTtggttttttatatttttatgaggtGTACTAGTTTCTTCATTGTCAGTGATATAAAGGGGATCAACTTCTGGATCTCTGGATGTTTCTATAGTCTGATTGTCTTGCATGGTCTCATTAATCGTCGAACAAAAAATGTCTGTATCTATTTTACTTTCTTCAAAATCCATCACAGAATCGAGATCATGCAACATATCAATAGCTTCCAGATCATTTAATTCATTATCACAGGATTCTAATTTGACTGCATCAGACAATTGATCATAATCATTGTCGCTACAAAGttccctttttatttttctttcaggTGTATGTTCATTACAGAGATATTGCCTCTTTCTTTTATGTTTCGATGGTGTTTCTGTTTGCGAATGccatttcattaaatttatacCTAAACTATTAGGAGTGAAATTTTTTGGGctatttaaattttctatttgaatgtTCTCTATGCTTCCTAAACCTCCCAATGTATTACTTTTTTGGGGGGTCCTACATAAATCTTCTATTTTTCTTACACTAATTATCGATTGTTgacttttatttgttatttcatCATTGCTGCAACCTTTTTTTAAATCTAAATCTGCATGACTAGTTTCAGAACTTACATTTCCATTGTTAACCaatgattttttattaactCCCTTATTAGGAGTTCCATTTTGtgttaatatttttttcttttgtaattcCATCTGTTATTTCATAAGATTTACTACCATGTAATAATTCATTatctaatatatattattcatttgtatttctccttttttcaaacACTTTAAGTTATTTCCATATCTGAAAAATGTTCATAGTCATTTATGAAAACTactgtttattttaattattaaaactaaaataattattctacaatattactaaaaaaaatcatttttgtttttattcaattaatgtcttaatatatatatatatatatatatatatatatatatatatatatatatatatatatatatatatatattatattacgattTAGACGTTTTCTAAAAGAGTGTCATTGCAATGTCAGAATAAATTATAAGTAATATACaatcataaaattatttattttataattacaattctagtattttaaatattttgttgttTCCGCAGCACATGTAACATATACTACATATAACTACCATAAATCTATAAACAAACTAACCTCTTCAAAGCGTCTGTTATACTATATAGACATAGATTGTAACACGTGGAAATAATCGCAGTCACGATctaactaaactaaactaaatatCTCTAGGAAATTTGCTAGGGAAAAGCGTCCGAAACTTGAGTTGTGAAAAATGAACATGAAAGGCAACGAAATTCTCGTTCTTGCCAGATAGATAGAGACGAGTAGAGTGCATCTGTCTCTATCTGAGATGTTCATAGCACACAGGGCCAGTTAACAGTTGACCAGTTACACTGGCTCGCTCTTACTCGATGAAAATAAGACTGCGCTTGTTGAATGAATACAATTAATTACTAACGCGGCCCCAAAATACCACGTTCCTCGGAAACGGCTTCAGTCATTCGATTCCTATATTTCTATGGCCAATGGCGCAGAATGAGAACGTTTTTGTTTTCCATGTCGATATTTCACGACGGCTTATTTGATTTTCAATTTTCCGCCAATTATCTTCTATGCTTTCGGTATATGAGCGTCGAGACCTGTTTGTACGATCGTGTTCGTACGTACTTACTTGCGCATAGGTTTTCAAAAGCTAACAGTTAGGTTCTAACCCCTAACCTAACTACAGACGAAGAATAGATAATATACGAATACATTTTCActtaatgaatttttaaatcattttttcaGTAAGAAAGTTATttattcacaaaaatatttttaaacaacaCGAATGATCTGCAGTGTCTATTAATAATTAGTGTTACAAGAATGAATTATAGGATATCTTATTCTATGGTTAAACAATAGCTCTAACTATCTAATGGAGAGTGCTTTTCAGTAACGCTTTTCCATTTCATTCGCACTGTAGaatgattttgatgaaattttcgACCCATCTGGTACGAGGTGTTAAAAGTAAACGTGTTGG
Proteins encoded in this window:
- the LOC117157555 gene encoding uncharacterized protein LOC117157555 produces the protein MELQKKKILTQNGTPNKGVNKKSLVNNGNVSSETSHADLDLKKGCSNDEITNKSQQSIISVRKIEDLCRTPQKSNTLGGLGSIENIQIENLNSPKNFTPNSLGINLMKWHSQTETPSKHKRKRQYLCNEHTPERKIKRELCSDNDYDQLSDAVKLESCDNELNDLEAIDMLHDLDSVMDFEESKIDTDIFCSTINETMQDNQTIETSRDPEVDPLYITDNEETSTPHKNIKNQETSVENKIRMTGKHKCNKEDTDNDYDDLKYILGELDIEMPLEDEEEEEEEEREEREEEEEEEEEEEVEEKEEKNELSEDAMKKLYKLKVKLMHKVPKQHKIEHTAGSKTLTRREKELFLKHGPLKSGIFTPSEDKIIKDNWKAFCKAHDWNPKCVKPFIHMKHANRFYIKSMEERQKFTQFLANNLPWRTLYSVFHRFKHLYGNHEKIFQRYTSVEDKKILSYMKNKQNEEKVHRFSELSKMLGRSRHSIWSRYQLLKKMQQDEDPSSEIKWTLSLIGKFIKTLMSITLCETVEDLKDAIIPKPVWRKLEEKLGIHHNTLKKFWIFQLHMQLFCPEPIYLNDIKIKLIEYIYGKGISNSREIVWSNVAKYFDGVTNIFLCKIFFYLVQEAALKINTKNFTDIVEYLYNEKIQDIKNELTDKFLPRLFYNGKVKIIDEDLNEDISI